Proteins encoded within one genomic window of Papaver somniferum cultivar HN1 unplaced genomic scaffold, ASM357369v1 unplaced-scaffold_102, whole genome shotgun sequence:
- the LOC113327523 gene encoding receptor-like protein EIX2, which yields MELNLNQPLAFAYVPLLLGLIFSIHSPVALCCHEHERTSLLTLKSFLTDPSNRLSSWQGKNCCNWHGIHCSNDSLHVIISLNLRNPDPETFVRNVGSSVISTSSQSVTARNGTLATIISTSSQPNRTALHGSLSPLLFNLVHLEYLDLSHNKLNFSNISSNQFTKLRNLTYLDLSHSMFSGSITTQFANLTSLRYLDISCSSIIMDYSAYSYNFNNSKVSYKYDTSYFSTSYISSPSLNWLHGLVNLKVLRLIGVDLSMASAEMNWAEPLSLLYSLRNLDLSDCSLSGLVFPVHEYLNLTRLASLRMDSNFFNSPIPVQFANFTSLSVLDLSNCNLQGSISHLPQLKELHLGVNPNLNVNLTWFFNQQWPELQILSIRLTEVNGSIPSSISHASSLVSLDMLGCAIQGSLPASISNLSQLQNLELDHNNIAGFIPPSISKLKKLQILSLTQNNLQGFIPESICEMSSLQQINLGRNNLTGTIPSCIGKLRNLQKFFIGGDNSIGGNISLIPLINELNLTWIDLASNNLTAEVDGNLVLPKISLQVLRLQSCNLQGHIPTFICDLPQLAALDLSRNNLRGAIPSCIFELQNLSYLDLSKNNLQGTLPPSLNITLQFAFPTLNLANNKIQGQLPLPPQKIGVFDLSHNKFSGAISDEIGQALCSIGYVSLSDNKLSGSIPSSMCANTHNSMMHLDLSNNELLDTIPSSFQYCNSLISLNLGMNNLIGNIPHELERMKNLKTILLDSNTLNGTFPTFIQQLQELEVLNLGNNKFGGSIPNFIGTLRNLKIVVLRSNEFNGSIPQEITRLHKLQILDISKNKLSGQIPSKIGSLKMLTRRPSNRILLGEEISFMYSGVELQIVTKGTAQHLELVFSYNSGIDLSCNFLEGNIPLEMGLLKGLAVLNLSHNNLYGKIPTSIGSMRGLESLDLSVNKLFGDIPMSLTSIDPLGYLNLSYNNLSGTIPRGNHFDTLSLDGSAYTGNTLLCGFPTNKSCQDNVTSTGTDASQNDEDQENAREKWILCGVIALGYAVGVWGLVLVLVFRWDAYWRFVDIMVVRTAGCTTS from the coding sequence ATGGAGTTGAACTTGAATCAACCACTTGCTTTTGCTTATGTTCCTCTTCTTCTTGGTCTAATATTCTCCATTCATTCTCCAGTTGCTCTTTGTTGTCATGAACATGAAAGAACATCTCTCTTGACTCTCAAATCCTTTCTAACTGATCCTTCAAACCGTCTGTCATCATGGCAAGGGAAGAACTGCTGTAACTGGCATGGAATTCATTGTTCTAATGATTCTTTACATGTCATCATCTCGCTTAACCTACGAAATCCAGACCCTGAAACGTTTGTACGCAACGTTGGCTCATCTGTCATCTCAACCTCATCTCAGTCGGTTACTGCACGTAATGGTACTTTAGCGACAATCATCTCAACTTCATCTCAGCCGAATAGAACTGCACTACATGGTAGTTTATCTCCTTTGCTCTtcaatcttgttcatcttgaGTATCTTGATCTAAGTCATAACAAATTAAACTTCTCAAACATCTCTAGCAATCAGTTTACAAAGTTGAGAAATCTTACTTATCTTGATCTCTCGCATTCGATGTTTTCAGGCTCCATTACAACACAATTTGCTAACTTAACTTCGTTACGTTACCTTGATATATCGTGTTCATCTATTATTATGGATTACTCAGCATATTCATATAATTTTAATAACTCAAAAGTATCATACAAGTATGATACTTCATATTTCTCCACAAGTTACATATCATCGCCAAGTTTGAATTGGTTGCATGGTTTAGTTAATCTTAAGGTTCTAAGATTGATAGGTGTTGATCTTTCCATGGCATCTGCAGAAATGAATTGGGCAGAGCCATTATCGCTTCTCTACAGTCTTAGGAACTTAGATCTCTCCGATTGCAGTCTCTCTGGTCTAGTTTTTCCAGTGCATGAGTATCTTAATCTTACGCGTCTAGCGTCGTTAAGAATGGATTCTAACTTCTTCAACTCTCCAATTCCAGTTCAGTTTGCTAATTTCACTTCTCTTTCAGTTCTGGACTTGTCAAACTGTAACTTGCAAGGTTCAATATCCCATCTTCCTCAACTTAAAGAACTTCATCTAGGTGTGAACCCAAATCTCAATGTCAATCTAACTTGGTTTTTCAACCAACAATGGCCAGAACTCCAAATACTTTCGATACGTTTAACGGAAGTGAATGGGTCGATTCCTAGTTCAATATCACACGCATCGTCATTAGTTTCTCTTGACATGTTAGGCTGTGCAATTCAAGGTTCTTTACCTGCTTCAATCTCAAATCTTTCACAATTGCAGAATCTAGAGCTCGATCATAATAACATTGCCGGGTTCATTCCTCCTTCAATCTCTAAACTCAAAAAACTTCAAATTCTATCTTTAACTCAAAACAATCTACAAGGATTCATACCCGAGTCGATATGTGAGATGTCTTCACTTCAGCAGATTAATTTGGGGCGTAATAATTTGACGGGAACGATACCAAGTTGCATTGGCAAGCTGAGGAACCTACAGAAATTTTTTATTGGCGGTGACAACTCTATTGGGGGCAACATTTCATTGATTCCTTTGATCAACGAGTTAAACTTAACTTGGATTGATCTTGCTTCAAACAATTTAACCGCCGAAGTAGATGGAAACTTGGTTCTGCCTAAAATTAGCCTGCAAGTTTTGCGTCTGCAATCTTGCAATTTGCAAGGGCATATCCCAACTTTCATTTGTGATTTGCCTCAGCTGGCTGCATTGGATTTGTCTCGTAATAACCTGCGAGGAGCTATTCCTTCTTGTATCTTTGAACTTCAAAATCTATCTTATTTAGATCTctccaagaacaatcttcaaggtACATTACCACCTTCGCTTAATATAACTCTTCAGTTTGCATTTCCCACACTAAATTTAGCGAACAACAAAATTCAAGGTCAGCTTCCACTTCCACCTCAAAAAATTGGAGTCTTTGATCTGTCACATAATAAATTCTCTGGTGCAATCTCGGATGAGATTGGGCAAGCACTGTGCAGCATTGGGTATGTCTCATTATCAGACAACAAACTCTCGGGGTCAATCCCTTCTTCTATGTGTGCAAATACACATAATTCTATGATGCATCTTGATCTTTCCAACAATGAGCTATTGGATACAATACCTTCTAGCTTCCAGTACTGCAATTCTCTCATTTCCCTAAATCTTGGCATGAACAACTTGATAGGAAACATTCCACACGAGCTTGAACGAATGAAGAATCTCAAAACCATACTGTTAGATAGCAACACTCTCAATGGTACATTTCCCACTTTTATCCAACAACTTCAAGAATTGGAAGTTCTCAACTTAGGGAACAACAAGTTTGGAGGTTCTATCCCAAATTTCATAGGTACACTCCGtaatctcaagattgttgtcttGAGGTCAAACGAATTCAACGGATCAATTCCACAGGAGATAACTCGTTTGCATAAACTCCAGATATTAGACATATCGAAAAACAAACTCTCTGGTCAAATTCCTAGTAAGATTGGCAGCTTGAAGATGCTAACAAGAAGACCCAGTAACAGAATCTTACTTGGTGAAGAGATATCCTTCATGTATTCGGGGGTGGAACTCCAGATTGTCACCAAAGGAACTGCCCAACACCTTGAGCTTGTATTCAGTTATAACTCAGGCATCGATCTATCGTGCAACTTTCTTGAAGGAAACATCCCACTGGAAATGGGTTTACTGAAAGGGCTTGCAGTGCTAAATCTGTCGCATAATAACTTGTATGGCAAGATACCAACGAGCATAGGTAGCATGAGAGGTCTGGAATCATTGGATCTTAGTGTCAACAAATTGTTTGGAGATATCCCAATGTCTTTGACATCAATCGACCCTCTTGGGTACTTGAACTTATCTTACAATAATTTGAGTGGTACTATTCCAAGAGGAAATCACTTTGATACATTGAGTTTAGATGGTTCCGCTTACACTGGCAATACATTGTTGTGTGGTTTCCCAACAAATAAGAGTTGTCAAGATAATGTTACGAGCACGGGTACTGATGCGTCGCAGAACGATGAAGACCAAGAGAATGCAAGAGAGAAATGGATTTTATGTGGTGTTATTGCTTTAGGTTATGCAGTTGGAGTTtggggtttggttttggttttggttttcagatGGGATGCGTACTGGAGATTTGTTGATATCATGGTGGTAAGAACAGCTGGATGCACCACCAGCTGA